A genomic window from Streptococcus sanguinis includes:
- the purK gene encoding 5-(carboxyamino)imidazole ribonucleotide synthase → MSSSKTIGIIGGGQLGQMMAISAIYMGHKVIALDPATDCPASRVAEIIVAPYNDVDALRQLAERCDVLTYEFENVDADGLDAVIKEGQLPQGTNLLRISQNRIFEKDFLVNKAQVTVAPYKVVASSQDLADIDLSKNYVLKTATGGYDGHGQKVIRSAEDLEAAYALADSADCVLEEFVNFDLEISVIVSGNGKDVTVFPVQENIHRNNILSKTTVPARIPASLADKAKAMAVRIAEQLNLSGTLCVEMFATADDIIVNEIAPRPHNSGHYSIEACDFSQFDTHILGVLGAPLPAIKLHAPAVMLNVLGQHVEAAEKYITENPSAHLHLYGKIEAKHNRKMGHVTLFSDAPDSVVEFGE, encoded by the coding sequence ATGAGCTCATCTAAAACAATCGGAATTATCGGTGGCGGTCAGCTGGGGCAGATGATGGCCATTTCTGCTATCTACATGGGGCATAAGGTTATCGCGCTAGATCCTGCTACAGATTGCCCTGCCTCTCGTGTGGCAGAAATCATCGTGGCACCTTATAACGATGTGGACGCTCTCCGTCAGCTGGCGGAGCGTTGCGATGTCCTCACCTATGAGTTTGAAAATGTTGATGCCGACGGTTTGGATGCCGTTATCAAGGAGGGACAACTCCCTCAAGGAACGAACTTGCTCCGCATTTCTCAAAATCGGATTTTTGAAAAGGACTTTCTCGTAAATAAGGCCCAAGTCACCGTGGCACCCTACAAGGTCGTGGCTTCTAGCCAAGACTTGGCGGATATAGACCTGTCAAAAAACTATGTCCTTAAGACTGCGACTGGTGGCTATGACGGGCATGGACAAAAGGTTATTCGTTCAGCAGAAGATTTAGAAGCAGCCTATGCGCTGGCTGATTCGGCAGACTGCGTCTTGGAAGAGTTTGTCAACTTTGACCTTGAAATTTCTGTCATTGTATCAGGAAATGGCAAGGACGTGACGGTTTTCCCAGTTCAGGAAAATATCCACCGTAACAACATCCTGTCTAAGACCACTGTGCCAGCCCGCATTCCAGCAAGCTTAGCTGACAAGGCAAAAGCAATGGCAGTGCGAATCGCAGAACAGCTTAACTTGTCTGGAACGCTCTGCGTGGAAATGTTTGCGACGGCTGATGACATCATTGTCAATGAAATTGCGCCACGGCCACACAACTCTGGGCACTACTCTATCGAAGCCTGCGACTTCTCGCAGTTTGACACCCATATTCTCGGTGTTCTCGGAGCACCATTGCCAGCCATCAAACTGCATGCGCCAGCCGTCATGCTCAATGTTCTCGGCCAGCACGTCGAGGCCGCTGAAAAATATATCACAGAAAATCCAAGCGCCCACCTCCACCTGTATGGTAAAATAGAAGCGAAGCACAATCGCAAGATGGGGCATGTGACTTTATTTAGTGATGCGCCGGATAGCGTGGTTGAATTTGGGGAGTAA
- a CDS encoding YdcF family protein, with the protein MKPIIPKSPEVPKELSDKEISFLTKSVFGEIIEPQPCDVLFVFSGTHPGHWEKAIEAYQKSYVRRIIVTGGRSLTGTPHPDWNGHTEAEVIIQHLLAAGIPEEAIKSENSSSNTLENVLFAKEIFDFNTVETVMFICKSHATGRQWRTLAQHLPEHLRYIPYTFNAFYKDVEIGRDSWMSTEIGKSRVWGEYLRLLHYGEKGDILKLDVEL; encoded by the coding sequence ATGAAACCAATTATCCCGAAAAGTCCAGAAGTTCCGAAAGAGTTATCTGATAAAGAAATCTCTTTTTTGACTAAGAGTGTTTTTGGGGAAATAATCGAACCTCAGCCGTGTGATGTTTTATTTGTTTTCAGTGGGACTCACCCAGGCCACTGGGAAAAAGCTATTGAGGCTTATCAAAAAAGCTATGTAAGACGAATTATTGTGACCGGCGGTCGAAGTTTGACAGGAACGCCTCATCCAGATTGGAATGGACATACAGAGGCAGAGGTTATTATCCAGCATCTGCTGGCTGCGGGCATTCCTGAAGAAGCGATTAAATCTGAAAACTCCTCTAGCAATACTTTAGAAAACGTACTGTTTGCCAAAGAAATTTTTGATTTTAACACTGTTGAGACCGTTATGTTCATTTGCAAAAGCCACGCGACTGGTAGGCAATGGCGGACCTTGGCTCAGCACTTACCGGAGCATCTTCGCTATATCCCATATACCTTCAATGCCTTTTACAAGGATGTTGAGATTGGTCGGGATAGCTGGATGAGTACAGAAATTGGCAAGTCCAGAGTTTGGGGAGAATATCTGCGGCTTCTCCATTATGGAGAAAAGGGAGATATTTTAAAATTAGATGTTGAATTATGA
- a CDS encoding phosphoribosylaminoimidazole carboxylase: MIQIIVNAFVEEGKTGAVVEVLFASADHEKVKAKYQELKIQYPNNYLAIYDLPLDTDLNILDHYPSVFIGKEEFE; the protein is encoded by the coding sequence ATGATTCAAATCATCGTCAATGCTTTTGTGGAAGAAGGCAAGACTGGAGCTGTTGTGGAAGTGCTCTTTGCCAGTGCCGACCATGAAAAAGTAAAAGCCAAATATCAGGAATTAAAGATTCAATATCCAAACAATTATCTGGCTATCTATGATTTGCCATTGGATACTGATTTGAACATACTAGATCACTATCCATCTGTGTTTATTGGAAAAGAAGAGTTTGAATAG